The sequence GAACGGCGACTGAGTCCGCAGGTGTTCGGAACGCCGGACACCCCGCGGCGGGGGAGCGATCTGCTCGAGTCTCGGATCGAAGAGGCAAAGGGGCTTCCCGAACCGCTGGACGAGGCCATTCCGCAGCTTCTGCAGGATCTGCCACCGCTGGTGGCCGCACCGGAGGAGGCCCGCAAACCGATCGAGGACGGTGAGTCAGCCGGGATCGCACAAGAACGATTCACCGAACCGACGCTGTACAGCGACGAGGCCGAGGTGACGAGCGGCTCGTTCGAGATCACCTACGGGGATCGGCAGCCGTACGATCTTCCCGGCGAGCCCGGCGATACGAGCGACGCGGTCGACTTCAATGCACGGTTTACCGATCCGGCGGGCAACGAGTATGAACTCGAGCACGACCACGTCGTGCAGCCGCCGATTCCGGGCTACGAGACCGGCGGCGGCGTCCTGTCGGGCGGCTGGCTGCACGGGATCACGGGGACCGGTTCGCCGCTGTTCCCTCGGGTGTACACCTACGGCGCGTCGTGGGGGGTCGGCGACGTCCGGATCAACGGCGAGGTGGCGACCGAGGACGGGTTCCGCGTCATCCACTTCATGACGACCCAGACGGTCCGCGACGAGCGATACCGGATGGCCGTAGACGAGGAGCTGCCGCTCGCGCCGGATGGGACGATCGCCGGACAGGTCCACCACACGCACGGCGTCGTCCTGCCGATCAGGCCGACGCCCGACGGCCCCGTCTACGACCCGGTGCCGACCGCGATGGAACTGCCGAACGGCGAGACCCAGCCGTTCATCCACGCGATGTGGGAACAGGATAAGATCGTCGAGGGACCGTTCGCCGACTGGGAGTTCCCCGGACGGGACGACGAAGCGACCTCGGACGCCGAGGAATCGGGGGGCGGAGACGCTGACTTCCGGCTACTCGGCGAGGCGTCGGCCTGGCAGGGTGCAGCGCCCGAGGCCGTCGCGGGCGAGGAGAATCCGACCCTTCAGCTCGAGGCCGGGACCGAGTACACCCTGATCTGGGAGAACGCTGACGGGCTGCAGCACAACTTCGCGATCCAGAACGAGAACGGCGAGGACCTCCTCGCGACCGAGTTCGTCGGAGAAGAAGGGGCCACGCAGACGGCCACGTTCACGGCCAGCGAGGAGATGAGCGAGTACTACTGTCAGGTCCATCCCCGGAGCATGCGAGGAGCGATCGAGATCGGGAACTGACGACCGACGAGAGCGGCTTCCCGGGCCGCTACAGGTCGGCGAAAATCCCGTGGAAGCCGAGTGGGATGTGGTGGGGTGCCGGCGCTCGCGCCAGTTCCTCGAACGTCCCGGCATCGAGAACGAGCAGAAACGACCGTTCCGCGGCCGCGTCGAGTACAACCGACAGGATCACGCCGTCGTCCTCGGCAGTCGCGTCGGGCGATTCGACGAAGACCGGTTCGCCGGCGTAGGTCCCCGGCTCCTCCCACTCGCTCGCGGCGCCGGTCTCGACGTCGACCTTGACCAGCGTGTTCGGAACATCCCGTGGCGGCTTCTCCCGGTTCCCCACGCCGTAGGCGTACCGGTACGGTTCGGCGTTCACTCGGTCGTAGTTGATCCCGGGCAACTCGATCGGTCCCTCGTAGAGCGCCTCCCGAGAGACCGTCTCGCCGAGCCGAAACCGATCGAGTCGTCCCCCGTCGGGCGAGTACCCCTCCGATCGAATCGCCTCGAGGTAGAGGTCCTCGACGATCGAGGCGTCGTCGTAGGCGACAACGTCGACGACGAGATCATCCCTGTCCTCGAAGGCGTTGACGTGGTGAAATGCGAAGAACGCGTCTGTCTTGTGGGTACTGACCACCTCACCGGTTGCGCGCTCGATCACGAGGAATCGCGTCCCCCGATCGGGAACCCACTCGTAGTTCTCGATGAACGGCCGATCCCGCACGAGGAACTCGAGCGGGTCGACGACGAAGGGAAACTCCACGAGGATCACGTACCGGTCGGTCAACCCGAAACTGTGCATGTACGCCGGCCGGTCCCGGGAGACGGTGGCGAAGACGTCCCGCTCGTGCTCGCCGTCGGGCATCCGGAATACCCGGTACTCGCTCGTCTGCGAGAGGTCCGTCACGTAGTTGATCGTCTCCCCGTCGTCCCGGTGAGGGTGCGCGGTCGTCAGGTCACCGAGGTCGGTCCCGTCGGCGACGACGCCCAGCGTCTCGAGCGTCTCCGGATCGAACTCGACCGGTATGGGGGTCTCGGTCATCGCACGGAACCGGTCCGCGTGGGTCGCGACGCTGACGTTCGCATTGTCGGTCGTCGTGTCGGAGAACAACGTGAAGAACCGCTCCCAGATCCGTCGACAGGGATCCGTGGCGAATTCGCGGTAGCCGAGTTCACCCTCGTCCGTCGCGTGCTCGTACGCTCGCGTCTCGAGGAATCGGTTCGAGTACGTCACGGCGCCGTCGTCGATCGTGAACCGGTGGAGCATCGCGAAGCCGTCGAACCAGTGACGCAGGTGCCGGTCGCCGACCTCGAATTTCGCTGGTCCGGTTCGCAGCAGCGTTCCTTCCAGCCACGACGGGAACGTCCCCTCGACCGGCAGGGACCGGTCGGCGACTTCGCGCTCGAGCGATCGGAATCCCGGGTGTCGCTCGTCGACCGAGGCGGTACCGGACGATTCGGAACCACCGATACAGCCGCCGAGAAGCGCCCCCGCTGCGACGGTGCCGGTCCCGAGCACGTCGCGTCGGTCGAGCGCGGCCGACGCGGTCGACTCCCGATCGCCTCGCTCGACCGATCGGTTCGCGTCGCCGTCGTTATCATCGGTCGTTCGGTCGTTCGAGCATCGATCAGCGGGCCGATGTTCAGGAGACATCAACTGGACGTAACACCCGTCTCTTCGAGTAAACTGGCCCAAGAGCTTGGGATCGCGTGGGAGACGCGGAACCTGGACGCTCAGTCGAGTCGATCGCCGTCCGCCCCGGTCAAGTGCCACTTGACCAGTTTGGCTTGGCCGCGACGGAGGACGCCGCTCACCGTCGATTCGTCGACGCCGAGCGTTCCCGCGACCCTGTCGAGCGTACACTCCCGTGGAACCTCGAAGTAGCCTTCCCGGAGCGCCGCTTGGAGCGTCGCCCGCTGCCTGTCGGTGAGCAGCGTCGCGGTCTCGTCGGCCTCGACGAGCGACTGGAGTTCGTACCGGAGGTTCGCGTCCTCGAGCATCGCCCGCAGCCCGTCGAACTCGTCGCGCGTCCCCGTGAAGTCCAGTTCGTACCAGCCGGCGC comes from Haloterrigena salifodinae and encodes:
- a CDS encoding cupredoxin domain-containing protein; the encoded protein is MTNKNDSNDGVARRSVLAAGGVTTLGALVGGVGAANGSTVTRQEEGGGTADSSRDVTVRQESGNAVYWVLPGERRLSPQVFGTPDTPRRGSDLLESRIEEAKGLPEPLDEAIPQLLQDLPPLVAAPEEARKPIEDGESAGIAQERFTEPTLYSDEAEVTSGSFEITYGDRQPYDLPGEPGDTSDAVDFNARFTDPAGNEYELEHDHVVQPPIPGYETGGGVLSGGWLHGITGTGSPLFPRVYTYGASWGVGDVRINGEVATEDGFRVIHFMTTQTVRDERYRMAVDEELPLAPDGTIAGQVHHTHGVVLPIRPTPDGPVYDPVPTAMELPNGETQPFIHAMWEQDKIVEGPFADWEFPGRDDEATSDAEESGGGDADFRLLGEASAWQGAAPEAVAGEENPTLQLEAGTEYTLIWENADGLQHNFAIQNENGEDLLATEFVGEEGATQTATFTASEEMSEYYCQVHPRSMRGAIEIGN
- a CDS encoding carotenoid oxygenase family protein; its protein translation is MSPEHRPADRCSNDRTTDDNDGDANRSVERGDRESTASAALDRRDVLGTGTVAAGALLGGCIGGSESSGTASVDERHPGFRSLEREVADRSLPVEGTFPSWLEGTLLRTGPAKFEVGDRHLRHWFDGFAMLHRFTIDDGAVTYSNRFLETRAYEHATDEGELGYREFATDPCRRIWERFFTLFSDTTTDNANVSVATHADRFRAMTETPIPVEFDPETLETLGVVADGTDLGDLTTAHPHRDDGETINYVTDLSQTSEYRVFRMPDGEHERDVFATVSRDRPAYMHSFGLTDRYVILVEFPFVVDPLEFLVRDRPFIENYEWVPDRGTRFLVIERATGEVVSTHKTDAFFAFHHVNAFEDRDDLVVDVVAYDDASIVEDLYLEAIRSEGYSPDGGRLDRFRLGETVSREALYEGPIELPGINYDRVNAEPYRYAYGVGNREKPPRDVPNTLVKVDVETGAASEWEEPGTYAGEPVFVESPDATAEDDGVILSVVLDAAAERSFLLVLDAGTFEELARAPAPHHIPLGFHGIFADL
- a CDS encoding helix-turn-helix domain-containing protein, with protein sequence MITASLRIRLPEDAWVAEVSRSFPSVTFRLLSGVRTGDRAVELGEVVAENPREVSGAIATHPSIEAHERLAVTDDRSLSKYETIETALYEFVESASLPPEFPIVVRAGWYELDFTGTRDEFDGLRAMLEDANLRYELQSLVEADETATLLTDRQRATLQAALREGYFEVPRECTLDRVAGTLGVDESTVSGVLRRGQAKLVKWHLTGADGDRLD